A single Parabacteroides timonensis DNA region contains:
- a CDS encoding SLC13 family permease, with amino-acid sequence MNFEILFVLLALAGMVAALIWDKMRPGMILLSVVVLFLVAGILSPKEMLEGFSNKGMITVAMLFLVSEGIRQSGALGQVIKKLLPEGKTTVLKAQVRMLPSIAFISAFLNNTPVVVIFAPIIKRWAETVKLPATKFLIPLSYVTILGGICTLIGTSTNLVVHGMVIDAGYEGFTMFELGKVGIFIAIAGILYLFAFSNKLLPDSRQDNYVDEGEEEGPGNLHRVEAVLGSRFPGINKTLGEFNFARHYGAIVKEVKSGGERFTHDLDKVTLHEGDTLVLWADDSFIPTWGESSVFLMLANGSENTEPVSKGKRWLALGLLIFMIVGATVGELPVVKEAIPDMRLDMFFFVCITTIIMAWTKIFPPKKYTKYISWDILITIACAFAISKAMENSGFAALVASYIINMADSFGPYALLAIIFIITNIFTELITNNAAAALSFPIALSVATQLGVNPTPFFVVICMAASASFSSPIGYQTNLIVQGIGSYKFTDFVRIGLPLNLITFLISVFVIPMIWKF; translated from the coding sequence ATGAATTTTGAAATATTATTTGTATTACTAGCCCTGGCCGGTATGGTTGCGGCGTTAATATGGGATAAGATGCGACCGGGAATGATACTGCTTTCTGTAGTAGTATTATTCTTGGTGGCAGGTATATTAAGTCCCAAAGAGATGTTGGAAGGGTTTAGTAATAAAGGTATGATAACCGTAGCCATGCTCTTTTTGGTGAGTGAAGGTATCCGTCAGAGTGGTGCTTTAGGGCAGGTAATCAAGAAACTTCTTCCGGAAGGTAAGACCACAGTGCTGAAAGCACAGGTACGTATGTTGCCTTCTATTGCTTTTATATCCGCTTTCCTGAACAATACACCGGTAGTTGTGATTTTTGCCCCGATTATCAAGCGTTGGGCCGAAACGGTAAAACTTCCTGCTACTAAATTCCTTATTCCCCTTTCTTATGTTACTATATTAGGTGGTATTTGTACATTGATCGGAACTTCGACCAATCTGGTAGTACATGGTATGGTTATAGATGCCGGGTATGAAGGGTTTACAATGTTTGAGCTTGGAAAGGTCGGTATTTTTATCGCCATAGCGGGTATTCTTTACCTGTTTGCCTTTTCAAATAAGCTGCTTCCCGATTCCCGTCAGGATAATTATGTCGATGAAGGGGAAGAAGAAGGACCTGGAAATTTGCATCGTGTGGAGGCTGTATTGGGTTCCCGTTTCCCCGGTATCAATAAGACATTAGGTGAATTTAACTTTGCACGCCATTATGGTGCTATCGTAAAGGAAGTGAAGAGTGGGGGCGAACGATTCACACACGATCTGGATAAAGTGACCCTACACGAAGGGGATACGTTGGTGCTTTGGGCAGACGATTCATTTATCCCGACCTGGGGAGAATCAAGTGTTTTCCTTATGCTTGCCAATGGTAGTGAAAATACGGAACCCGTATCGAAAGGAAAACGTTGGCTGGCACTGGGACTATTGATCTTTATGATCGTAGGCGCAACAGTCGGAGAACTGCCGGTCGTGAAGGAGGCTATCCCAGATATGAGACTGGATATGTTTTTCTTTGTCTGCATCACAACTATTATTATGGCCTGGACAAAGATATTCCCGCCTAAAAAGTATACCAAATATATTTCGTGGGATATTCTGATCACGATTGCTTGTGCTTTTGCGATCAGTAAAGCAATGGAAAACTCCGGTTTTGCAGCGTTGGTGGCCAGCTATATTATCAATATGGCCGATAGTTTCGGACCTTACGCATTACTAGCAATTATATTTATTATTACAAATATATTTACGGAATTGATAACGAACAATGCGGCAGCCGCTTTAAGCTTCCCGATTGCATTATCGGTAGCCACACAATTAGGAGTAAATCCGACTCCGTTCTTTGTTGTGATCTGTATGGCGGCTTCGGCCAGCTTCAGTTCGCCGATCGGTTATCAGACGAACCTGATCGTACAAGGTATCGGTAGCTATAAGTTTACCGACTTTGTAAGGATAGGTCTGCCGCTGAACCTGATCACTTTCCTGATATCTGTATTTGTAATTCCAATGATCTGGAAATTCTAA
- the cysC gene encoding adenylyl-sulfate kinase, producing MSNTQTNNIYPIFDRMMGREDKETLLKQRSVMVWFTGLSGSGKSTVAIALERELHQRGLLCRILDGDNIRSGINNNLGFSAEDRVENIRRIAEVSKLFIDTGVITIAAFISPNNELREMASSIIGKENFLEIYVNTPIEECERRDVKGLYAKARKGEIKDFTGVSAPFEAPEHPALSLDTSVLSLEESVNKLLELILPKVRV from the coding sequence ATGAGTAATACACAAACGAATAACATATATCCGATCTTTGACAGAATGATGGGCAGGGAGGATAAGGAAACTCTTTTGAAACAGCGTAGTGTGATGGTCTGGTTTACGGGACTCAGTGGTTCCGGTAAAAGTACTGTTGCCATTGCGTTGGAGCGTGAGTTACACCAGCGCGGATTATTGTGCCGTATTCTGGACGGTGATAATATCCGTAGCGGTATCAATAACAACCTCGGTTTTTCTGCCGAAGACCGTGTGGAGAATATCCGTCGCATAGCCGAGGTAAGCAAACTATTTATTGATACGGGTGTTATAACAATAGCGGCTTTTATCAGTCCGAACAACGAATTAAGGGAGATGGCTTCATCTATTATCGGAAAAGAAAATTTCCTCGAAATTTATGTGAACACACCGATCGAAGAATGCGAACGGCGTGATGTGAAAGGGCTGTATGCTAAAGCTCGTAAGGGAGAAATAAAAGACTTTACAGGCGTTTCGGCTCCGTTCGAAGCTCCGGAACATCCGGCTTTGTCGCTGGATACGTCCGTGTTGAGCCTGGAAGAGTCGGTAAACAAGTTGTTGGAATTGATTTTACCCAAAGTGAGGGTTTAA
- the cysD gene encoding sulfate adenylyltransferase subunit CysD, with translation MMSDYKLSHLQELEAESIHIIREVAAEFENPVMLYSIGKDSSVMVRLAEKAFAPGKVPFPLMHIDSKWKFKEMVQFRDEYAKKFGWNLIVESNMEAFHAGVGPFTHGSKVHTDLMKTQALLHALDKYKFDAAFGGARRDEEKSRAKERIYSFRDKFHQWDPKNQRPELWDIYNARVHKGESIRVFPLSNWTELDIWQYIRLENIPIVPLYYAKERPIVELDGNLIMADDDRLPEQYRDQIKMRMVRFRTLGCWPLTGAVDSEADTIEKIVEEMMTTTKSERTTRVIDFDQDASMEQKKREGYF, from the coding sequence ATTATGTCAGACTACAAATTAAGCCATTTACAGGAACTGGAAGCAGAATCCATCCATATCATACGGGAGGTTGCTGCTGAATTTGAAAATCCTGTAATGCTTTATTCTATCGGTAAAGACTCATCGGTGATGGTCCGGTTGGCTGAAAAGGCCTTTGCTCCGGGCAAAGTACCGTTTCCATTGATGCATATCGACTCCAAATGGAAGTTTAAGGAAATGGTGCAGTTCCGTGATGAATATGCAAAGAAATTCGGATGGAACCTGATCGTCGAATCCAATATGGAGGCCTTTCACGCTGGTGTCGGGCCTTTTACACATGGTAGCAAGGTGCATACCGACCTGATGAAGACACAGGCTTTATTGCATGCCCTCGATAAATACAAGTTCGATGCCGCTTTCGGCGGAGCCCGTCGCGACGAGGAAAAGAGCCGTGCCAAAGAACGTATCTACTCTTTCCGTGATAAATTCCACCAGTGGGATCCGAAGAACCAGCGTCCGGAATTATGGGATATTTATAATGCCCGTGTTCACAAAGGCGAAAGTATCCGTGTATTTCCTTTGTCAAACTGGACAGAGCTGGATATTTGGCAATATATTCGTCTGGAAAACATTCCTATCGTTCCGTTGTATTATGCAAAAGAACGTCCTATCGTAGAACTGGATGGTAACCTGATTATGGCCGACGACGACCGTCTGCCGGAACAGTATCGCGATCAGATCAAGATGCGCATGGTACGTTTCCGTACGCTAGGCTGTTGGCCCCTGACCGGAGCCGTAGACAGTGAGGCCGATACAATCGAGAAGATCGTGGAAGAAATGATGACAACCACCAAGAGCGAACGCACTACCCGTGTGATCGATTTCGACCAGGATGCCAGCATGGAACAGAAAAAGAGAGAAGGATATTTTTAA
- the cysN gene encoding sulfate adenylyltransferase subunit CysN gives MSTLNIKEFLDKDEQKDLLRFLTAGSVDDGKSTLIGRLLFDSKKLYEDQLDALERDSKRMGNAGDHIDYALLLDGLKAEREQGITIDVAYRYFSTNNRKFIIADTPGHEQYTRNMITGGSTANLAIILVDARTGVITQTRRHTYLVSLLGIKHVVLAVNKMDLVDFDKEVFDRIVADYKEFVAPLNISDITYIPLSALDGDNVVDKSDRTPWYDGPSLLDFLETVPIDQDRNFEDFRYPVQYVLRPNLDFRGFCGKVSSGIIRKGDTVMALPSRKTSKVKSIVTYDGELDYAFPPQCVTITLEDEIDVSRGEMLVHPDNLPIEDRNFESMLVWMDEEPMDMSKQFYIKHTTNLTRARVDSIRYKVNVNTMEQLSVENGQLTQETIPMKLNEIARVVFTTGKELMFDPYQKNKQTGAFILIDPITNNTSAVGMIIDRVDAKDMVTEDALAVLNLPELGIGKEHYDVVRTICKELERQGVPVKCITDKE, from the coding sequence ATGTCAACATTAAATATAAAAGAGTTCCTGGATAAGGACGAACAAAAAGACTTGCTCCGTTTCCTTACTGCCGGTTCGGTAGACGATGGTAAATCGACATTGATCGGACGTCTTTTGTTTGATAGTAAAAAGTTATATGAAGATCAGCTGGATGCTCTTGAACGCGATAGTAAGCGTATGGGGAATGCCGGCGATCATATTGACTATGCATTACTGCTCGACGGTCTGAAAGCGGAACGCGAGCAGGGGATCACGATCGATGTAGCTTACCGCTACTTCAGCACGAACAACCGTAAATTCATCATTGCCGATACTCCGGGACACGAGCAGTATACGCGAAACATGATTACCGGCGGTTCGACTGCTAACTTGGCGATTATCTTGGTGGATGCCCGTACAGGCGTGATTACACAGACCCGCCGCCATACCTATCTGGTATCCCTATTGGGTATCAAGCATGTGGTATTGGCAGTAAACAAGATGGACCTGGTCGATTTCGACAAAGAGGTATTCGATCGGATCGTAGCCGACTATAAGGAGTTTGTTGCTCCGTTGAATATCTCGGATATTACTTACATCCCGCTTTCTGCACTGGATGGAGATAATGTGGTGGATAAGAGTGACCGTACCCCCTGGTACGATGGCCCTTCTTTGCTCGACTTCCTTGAAACGGTTCCCATCGACCAGGATCGTAACTTCGAGGATTTTCGCTATCCGGTACAGTATGTGTTGCGTCCGAACCTGGACTTCCGTGGTTTCTGCGGTAAGGTATCCAGCGGTATCATCCGTAAGGGAGATACAGTGATGGCGTTGCCTTCACGTAAGACATCCAAAGTCAAAAGCATCGTTACCTATGACGGTGAACTGGATTATGCTTTCCCTCCCCAGTGTGTTACCATCACCCTGGAAGACGAGATCGATGTTTCCCGTGGCGAAATGCTGGTGCACCCGGATAATCTGCCGATAGAAGACCGTAACTTCGAGTCCATGTTGGTATGGATGGATGAAGAGCCGATGGATATGTCCAAGCAGTTCTACATCAAGCATACGACGAACCTGACTCGTGCCCGTGTAGACAGTATCCGTTATAAGGTGAATGTCAATACTATGGAACAGTTGTCGGTTGAGAATGGACAGTTGACACAGGAAACGATACCGATGAAACTGAACGAAATTGCTCGTGTTGTCTTTACAACGGGTAAGGAACTGATGTTTGACCCGTATCAGAAGAATAAGCAGACAGGTGCGTTTATCCTGATTGACCCGATCACCAATAACACATCGGCTGTCGGAATGATTATCGACCGTGTGGATGCAAAAGATATGGTAACAGAAGATGCCCTTGCCGTATTGAACCTTCCTGAACTGGGAATAGGCAAAGAACATTACGATGTTGTTCGCACAATATGTAAAGAGTTGGAGCGCCAGGGCGTTCCTGTAAAATGTATAACAGATAAAGAGTAA
- a CDS encoding sulfotransferase family protein, with protein MGLMEFDKLPINTLVGADWKTFKAVTANKTIDKGFRNKYYLTKSVCRLLSLLQPLEDIRYRKIADKPLEMDPVFILGHWRSGTTFVHNVFSCDKHFGYNTTYQTVFPNLMLWGQPFFKKNMSFLMPDKRPTDNMELKVDLPQEEEFALANMMPYTYYNFWFFPKHMLEYCDRYLLFDNTTEQELEVFKETFLKLVKISLWNTHGSQFLSKNPPHTGRVKTLLEMFPNAKFIYLKRNPYTVFESTRSFFTNTIQPLRLQDITNEQIESNLIEVYRRLFYKFEEQKGLIPEGNLVEVKFEDFEQDAYAMTEDIYRKLNLPGFESSKAEIEKYLGKKKGYKKNQYKYDDRTVQIVEKNWGMALKEWGYSL; from the coding sequence ATGGGGTTGATGGAGTTTGATAAATTACCGATCAACACGCTGGTAGGAGCGGATTGGAAGACTTTTAAGGCTGTGACAGCCAACAAAACGATCGACAAAGGTTTTCGCAACAAGTATTATCTGACCAAGTCGGTTTGCCGTCTGCTCAGTTTACTGCAACCTTTAGAAGATATCCGTTACCGTAAGATTGCGGACAAACCGCTGGAAATGGACCCGGTATTCATACTGGGTCACTGGCGTAGCGGAACCACCTTCGTCCACAATGTGTTTTCGTGCGACAAGCATTTCGGATACAACACCACCTATCAGACGGTATTCCCGAACCTGATGCTTTGGGGACAACCTTTCTTTAAGAAGAATATGTCATTCCTGATGCCCGACAAACGTCCGACCGACAATATGGAGTTGAAGGTCGATCTTCCGCAGGAAGAAGAGTTTGCCCTGGCTAACATGATGCCGTATACTTATTATAACTTCTGGTTCTTCCCTAAACATATGTTGGAATATTGCGACCGGTATCTGTTGTTTGACAATACGACCGAACAGGAACTGGAAGTGTTTAAGGAAACCTTCCTGAAACTTGTCAAGATATCGCTTTGGAATACACACGGTTCACAGTTCCTGAGTAAGAACCCGCCGCATACCGGACGCGTAAAAACGTTGCTGGAAATGTTTCCGAATGCCAAGTTTATTTATTTGAAGCGTAATCCTTATACCGTATTTGAAAGTACGCGCAGTTTCTTTACAAATACAATACAGCCGCTTCGTTTGCAAGACATCACTAATGAACAGATTGAAAGTAATCTTATTGAAGTATATCGCCGCTTGTTCTATAAATTTGAAGAACAGAAAGGGTTGATCCCTGAAGGAAACCTGGTGGAAGTGAAGTTTGAAGATTTCGAACAGGATGCTTATGCAATGACTGAAGATATCTATCGTAAACTGAACCTGCCGGGATTCGAATCGTCTAAAGCCGAGATTGAGAAATATCTGGGTAAGAAAAAGGGATATAAAAAGAACCAGTACAAATACGACGACCGTACCGTGCAGATTGTCGAAAAAAACTGGGGCATGGCTCTCAAGGAGTGGGGATACTCTTTATAA
- a CDS encoding PCMD domain-containing protein, with amino-acid sequence MTGQEKVVPFAFGDMDQWVVREIQESGIIGGNKKHLYELGPTDTIVGNVAYRNRGGSPWANSNVMAKVAGVVKTNTSVFPERRGDGWCARLETRMESVKVLGLVDIEVVAAGSVFLGAVHEPIKGTKNPQSMLGSGVPFTKKPEAIRFDYKIKAAPEKERIRSTGFSRKSKVAGQDSIAAILFLQKRWEDKEGNVYAKRVGTMVQRYVSSTDGWVNDATYPILYGNITSHPDYKPYMCIQVEERYTLNSQGKSVPIQEIGWAEEGEEPTHIVLQFTSSHGGAYIGSPGNTFWIDNVKLIY; translated from the coding sequence ATGACCGGGCAGGAAAAGGTCGTACCTTTTGCTTTCGGCGATATGGATCAATGGGTTGTTCGTGAAATCCAGGAGTCGGGAATCATTGGTGGAAATAAGAAACACCTGTATGAGTTGGGACCGACCGATACAATTGTCGGCAATGTTGCTTATCGTAACCGGGGCGGTTCTCCGTGGGCTAACTCGAACGTAATGGCAAAGGTGGCCGGAGTAGTAAAGACCAATACATCTGTTTTTCCGGAAAGGAGAGGAGATGGATGGTGTGCACGCCTGGAGACACGTATGGAAAGTGTGAAAGTATTAGGTTTGGTCGATATCGAGGTCGTAGCTGCCGGTTCCGTATTCCTGGGAGCGGTACACGAGCCGATCAAAGGAACGAAGAACCCGCAAAGTATGCTGGGTAGCGGCGTTCCTTTCACCAAGAAACCGGAAGCGATCCGTTTCGATTATAAGATCAAGGCGGCGCCGGAGAAAGAACGTATCCGTAGTACAGGATTCAGCCGTAAGTCGAAAGTGGCCGGACAGGACTCGATCGCAGCTATTCTGTTCTTACAGAAACGTTGGGAAGATAAGGAAGGAAATGTATATGCCAAACGGGTAGGAACAATGGTGCAACGTTATGTATCGTCGACAGACGGTTGGGTAAACGACGCTACTTATCCGATCCTTTACGGTAATATAACTTCCCATCCCGATTACAAACCTTATATGTGCATACAGGTTGAAGAACGTTATACGCTGAACAGTCAGGGAAAAAGTGTTCCCATTCAGGAGATCGGCTGGGCAGAAGAAGGAGAGGAACCGACACATATCGTGTTGCAATTCACATCCAGCCATGGCGGTGCCTATATCGGCTCACCGGGTAATACGTTCTGGATTGATAATGTAAAACTGATATATTAA
- the ligA gene encoding NAD-dependent DNA ligase LigA gives MEAKIKALRDELEQHNYNYYVLSTPTISDREFDEKMKELQALEEANPEFADPHSPTQRVGSDLSKEFEQVVHQYPMLSLGNTYSEEEIRDFYERTERALNEPFEIVAELKYDGTSISLIYESGRLVRAVTRGDGTRGDDVTANVKTIRSVPLKLRGDNYPANFEIRGEILLPWAEFDRLNKEREEQEEPLFANPRNAASGTLKQQNPAIVASRKLDAYFYYLLGEQLPADGHYENLQIARTWGFKIPDVIRKCNSLQDIFDYIAYWDAERKNLPVATDGIVLKVNSLRQQKNLGFTAKSPRWAIAYKFQAERAVTRLNSVSFQVGRTGAVTPVANLEPVLLAGTTVKRASLHNADIIEGLDLHLGDNVYVEKGGEIIPKIVGVDVDSRSMLLGAKVTFIKTCPECGTPLYRPEGEAAHYCPNESGCPPQIKGRIEHFVTRRAMNINIGPETVEDLFNAGLIKNVADLYTLQVPDLLRLERWAEKSARNLMVSLEESKQVPFERVLFGLGIRYVGETVAKRLASAFHSMKQLEEASLETLTEVDEIGERIARSVVDYFADEENRTLVARLEEYGLQMTVAEEVLANRSDKLKGLSIVISGTFTQHSRDEYKAMIEQHGGKNSGSVSGKTDYILAGENMGPAKLEKAAKLGVKIINENEFLNMLAE, from the coding sequence ATGGAGGCAAAGATTAAAGCACTTCGTGATGAACTGGAACAACATAATTATAATTATTATGTGCTTTCCACACCGACTATATCAGACCGCGAGTTTGATGAGAAGATGAAAGAGTTGCAGGCATTGGAAGAGGCCAATCCTGAATTTGCCGATCCGCATTCGCCGACGCAACGGGTAGGAAGCGACCTTTCGAAAGAATTTGAACAGGTGGTGCATCAATACCCGATGCTATCTTTAGGAAATACCTATTCTGAAGAAGAAATACGTGATTTCTACGAGCGGACGGAACGTGCTTTGAACGAGCCTTTCGAAATCGTTGCCGAACTGAAATACGACGGCACTTCTATCTCGTTGATCTACGAAAGCGGTCGCCTGGTACGTGCCGTTACCCGTGGTGATGGAACCCGTGGCGACGATGTCACGGCAAATGTAAAAACGATCCGTTCCGTCCCTTTGAAGTTGCGTGGCGACAATTATCCGGCTAACTTTGAGATACGTGGGGAGATCCTGCTTCCCTGGGCGGAGTTCGATCGCCTGAATAAGGAAAGAGAGGAACAGGAAGAGCCTCTTTTCGCCAATCCGCGTAATGCCGCATCAGGAACCTTGAAACAACAGAATCCGGCTATTGTGGCTTCCCGTAAACTGGATGCTTACTTCTATTATCTGTTAGGAGAACAACTTCCGGCAGACGGACATTACGAAAACTTACAGATCGCCCGCACCTGGGGATTTAAAATACCGGATGTTATCCGTAAATGTAACAGCCTGCAGGATATTTTCGACTATATCGCTTATTGGGATGCAGAGCGAAAGAACTTACCGGTTGCTACGGATGGTATTGTTTTAAAGGTAAACTCACTCCGTCAGCAGAAAAACTTAGGATTTACAGCCAAGAGTCCGCGTTGGGCTATTGCTTATAAATTTCAGGCCGAGCGTGCCGTTACCCGCTTGAACTCCGTTTCCTTCCAGGTTGGACGTACAGGGGCGGTTACTCCGGTGGCTAACCTGGAACCGGTATTGCTGGCCGGAACAACCGTAAAACGTGCCTCCTTGCATAATGCCGATATTATCGAAGGGCTGGATTTGCATCTGGGGGATAATGTCTATGTAGAAAAAGGAGGGGAGATCATCCCTAAAATAGTTGGCGTGGATGTAGATTCGCGCTCTATGTTACTGGGAGCAAAGGTTACTTTTATCAAGACTTGTCCCGAATGCGGTACACCGCTTTATCGTCCGGAAGGGGAAGCAGCCCACTATTGTCCGAACGAATCGGGTTGCCCTCCGCAGATAAAAGGCCGTATCGAACATTTCGTTACCCGGCGTGCCATGAATATAAATATCGGCCCGGAAACGGTGGAAGACTTGTTCAATGCCGGTCTCATAAAGAATGTGGCCGACCTGTACACCTTGCAGGTTCCCGATCTGCTGCGTCTGGAACGCTGGGCGGAGAAAAGTGCCCGTAACCTGATGGTCAGCCTCGAAGAATCTAAACAGGTTCCTTTCGAACGTGTACTTTTCGGACTGGGAATCCGTTATGTTGGTGAAACCGTAGCCAAGCGTCTGGCATCCGCTTTCCATTCCATGAAACAACTGGAAGAGGCCTCTTTGGAAACGCTTACGGAAGTAGATGAAATAGGGGAGCGTATCGCCCGCAGTGTGGTAGATTATTTCGCCGACGAGGAAAACCGTACATTGGTAGCCCGTCTGGAAGAATATGGTTTGCAAATGACGGTAGCCGAAGAAGTACTGGCAAACCGCTCGGACAAACTGAAAGGATTGTCTATTGTGATCAGCGGAACATTCACTCAGCATTCGCGTGACGAATATAAAGCGATGATCGAACAACATGGCGGAAAGAACAGTGGTTCCGTTTCCGGAAAGACTGATTATATCCTGGCCGGAGAAAACATGGGACCGGCTAAACTGGAAAAAGCTGCCAAACTGGGCGTAAAGATCATCAACGAAAACGAATTCCTAAATATGTTAGCAGAATGA
- a CDS encoding DUF6913 domain-containing protein, with protein MRLTNHFIRKKVKDLAGAPKRQSHFCTLKEARHILVLFNAEDRDIVEPCLETLRMLHKQIDVCVYVAGDTVPEMDPAYTVIRGKTDLDMWYIPKNEIQKKFCTRNADILIDLTRGDNYVMQYLLLQHPGTFKVGARSSELDLYDLTISVTEDADIKHIFGHILFYLQTIRSK; from the coding sequence ATGAGACTGACGAACCATTTTATCCGAAAGAAAGTAAAAGATCTGGCTGGCGCTCCCAAACGTCAGAGTCATTTCTGTACGCTGAAAGAGGCCCGTCATATCCTTGTCCTGTTCAATGCGGAAGACCGCGATATTGTCGAGCCATGCCTTGAAACATTACGCATGTTGCATAAACAGATCGATGTTTGTGTCTATGTGGCAGGAGATACGGTTCCTGAAATGGATCCGGCATACACTGTCATACGCGGAAAGACCGATCTGGATATGTGGTATATCCCTAAGAATGAAATACAAAAGAAATTTTGTACCCGCAATGCCGATATTCTTATCGATCTCACCCGGGGTGATAACTATGTGATGCAATATCTGCTGTTGCAACACCCCGGGACATTTAAAGTCGGAGCGCGAAGCAGCGAATTAGACTTGTACGATCTCACTATTTCTGTGACAGAAGATGCTGATATTAAGCATATATTCGGACATATCTTATTTTATTTGCAGACAATCCGTTCTAAATGA
- the dapA gene encoding 4-hydroxy-tetrahydrodipicolinate synthase, giving the protein MADINLKGMGVALITPFKEDESVDYEALSRLVDYQVQNGTDYLVVLGTTAETPTLTEDEKKKIISLVVTKVNGRIPIVLGVGGNCTRSIVEKLKNDNFDGIDAILSVVPYYNKPSQEGIYQHYKAIAEATKLPIVLYNVPGRTGVNMTAATTLRIAREFKNVVAVKEASGNITQMDDIIKNKPANFNVISGDDGITFPLITLGAIGVISVIGNAFPREFSRMVRLALAGDYDHARTIHHRFTELFELLFVDGNPAGAKSMLNAMGFIENKLRLPLVPTRITTFEKIRDVLRELSIKC; this is encoded by the coding sequence ATGGCAGACATAAATTTAAAAGGAATGGGTGTGGCACTGATCACTCCCTTTAAGGAAGACGAAAGTGTGGATTATGAAGCGTTAAGCAGACTGGTAGACTATCAGGTGCAGAACGGGACCGATTACCTGGTCGTGTTAGGAACTACTGCGGAAACGCCAACTCTCACTGAAGATGAAAAAAAGAAAATAATCAGCCTCGTTGTAACTAAGGTCAATGGCCGTATCCCTATTGTCCTGGGTGTCGGTGGTAATTGTACCCGTTCCATCGTAGAGAAATTAAAGAATGATAATTTCGATGGTATCGACGCGATCCTGTCTGTCGTGCCTTATTATAATAAGCCTTCCCAGGAAGGTATCTATCAGCATTACAAAGCCATTGCAGAAGCTACCAAACTTCCGATCGTATTATATAATGTACCGGGAAGAACAGGTGTGAATATGACTGCAGCCACCACCCTCCGCATTGCCCGCGAATTTAAGAATGTGGTAGCAGTGAAAGAAGCATCCGGCAACATTACCCAGATGGATGACATTATCAAGAATAAACCGGCTAACTTCAATGTTATTTCCGGTGATGACGGCATCACTTTCCCTTTGATCACTTTAGGTGCGATTGGGGTTATCTCTGTTATCGGAAATGCTTTCCCGCGTGAATTCAGCCGTATGGTTCGTCTGGCATTGGCTGGAGATTACGATCATGCCCGCACCATTCACCATCGCTTCACCGAATTATTCGAACTGCTGTTTGTAGACGGTAACCCTGCCGGAGCAAAGAGTATGTTGAATGCAATGGGATTCATTGAAAATAAATTACGTTTGCCGCTGGTTCCGACACGTATCACGACGTTCGAAAAGATCCGTGATGTGTTGCGCGAATTGAGTATTAAATGCTAG
- a CDS encoding DUF4469 domain-containing protein, with protein sequence MAVIKAFAHENLLTKDVTNDHYLTPEVRGTLYTEDIIKRLADKEIATKNVNGTSFVTLFLNECILAVLEGYNVVTDLFQASLSIQGIVYDYDLGHPVSADRLNISINLTQGVKAREGVGSLTVEVHKEVSSGKPVLQSVMNPTKQVANTLNLGSMVLIQGLNIALRGDDPSVGIVFTPVDDSSGDDRPVIESLAANEVMIPPADVYPNTPSKLQFTLPAEVTAGKWKISICTQAGSSNKHLTKEPRTHEYPHIITVV encoded by the coding sequence ATGGCTGTAATTAAAGCGTTCGCCCACGAGAATTTGTTAACTAAGGATGTAACGAATGATCATTACCTGACTCCCGAAGTTAGAGGTACACTTTACACGGAAGATATTATTAAACGATTGGCCGATAAAGAGATAGCAACTAAAAATGTCAATGGTACTTCTTTTGTCACACTTTTCCTGAATGAATGCATTTTAGCCGTTCTTGAAGGATATAACGTTGTTACCGATCTTTTTCAAGCTTCTCTGAGCATTCAGGGTATTGTTTACGATTATGACCTGGGACATCCTGTTTCGGCTGACCGATTAAATATTTCAATTAATTTAACACAAGGAGTAAAGGCCCGTGAAGGTGTCGGCAGCTTGACTGTTGAAGTTCACAAAGAGGTTAGCTCCGGTAAACCGGTTCTTCAAAGTGTTATGAATCCAACCAAACAGGTTGCCAATACATTGAATCTCGGAAGTATGGTATTGATACAAGGGCTCAACATTGCTTTACGAGGTGATGATCCTTCGGTGGGGATCGTCTTTACCCCGGTTGACGATAGTTCCGGAGACGACCGCCCCGTTATCGAGAGTCTGGCGGCTAATGAAGTAATGATACCTCCTGCCGATGTCTATCCCAATACTCCTTCAAAATTACAATTCACATTGCCTGCCGAAGTTACGGCCGGTAAATGGAAAATCAGTATCTGCACACAGGCCGGCAGTAGTAATAAACATTTGACAAAGGAACCTCGCACTCACGAATATCCGCATATTATTACGGTCGTTTAA